GTGTCCCGAACCGAAAAGGAAAGGAACTTTTTGCCGTTCACCGTATGGCCGGAGATTGCTACCTTTATATGTATCCCGCCCTTTTCGGTGAATTTGCAAGAATTGGAAAAAAAATTTTTCAGAATCTGTTCAAGCCGGTGCTGATCTGTAATGATGGCGGCGGGAACATCCTCTCCAACAAATACGGTCAGGTCGAGGTTCTTTTCTTCAGCGAGATGCCTGCACTGTCTTGAAAAATAATCGACAAAAGTCCTTATATCTATCAGGGAAGGGCATACGTCCATCTTTCCTGCTTCAACCTTGGACATGTCAAGCACGTCATTGATGAGCTTGGAAAGATCATTAGAAGCATTTATGACTGTTTCAATAAAGTCAATCTGGCGGGGGTTAAGATTTTTCTCCCTGTTCTCCGCAATGAGTTTTGACAGAACAAGAATGCTGTTCAGGGGAGTCCTGAGTTCGTGGGACATATTGGCAAGAAATTCGGATTTATAAGTACTGGCCGCCTCAAGGTCTCTAGCCTTGTCCCTGAGCTGTTTCTGAATTTCCTCAAGCTCTTTGTTCTTTAACTCCATGCTTCTTTTCTGGCTTTCAAGCTCACTGGCCTGGGCCTCGAGATATCTGTTTGTCTTGAGAAGAGCCTCATGCTGCCTGCGAAGAAGATCCTCGGCTCTTCTTCTAAGCGAAATATCCCTCACTGTTATGAGTGCAAATATCTTGCCTTCAAGCTGAACCTTACTGAAAGACACCTCAACCGGGAACTCGGCTCCATTCTTCTTTTTGTGCTCAAACTCGTAAATCCCGCTCACATCATCTGCGCTTATCTGCCAGTAGACATCAGGATCTGCAAAAAGAGAAGAAATAACCATTGCTGAAAATTCCCTGCGGGAATAAGCATACATGGACATTGCAGACCTGTTTGCCTCCATGATGAACCCAGTCTCATCGTCCACGATAAAACAGGCATCAGATATGAATTCAAAAACCCTGGCATAAATCTCACCACTTTTTATCTTGCGCGGGCCATAAAGTGGAATTATATGGGATTTTTTTTTCTCGTCACTCAGTTTGAGTATATCGAAAATTTTTTCATTGATGGATTTTTTCTTGGGCAGATAGTCGTCCGAACCTGCCTTCATGGCTTCCACAGCCTTTTCATATGAAGGTGAGTCCGAAACAATGACAAAAGGTATCTCAAAGATTTCTTTGATTTTCCTGCAAAACTCTATTCCGGAACCTTTTGGCATCTCATCTTCGGCAATAATAAAATCCGGTCTCAGGCTTTCGACTGCAATTTCGGCATCATCAGGATCTGAAAACTGAAAATGATTGACTATAAAATCAAGATTACTGCAGTATTCATGCAGAGTCGTTCCAAATCCTGTTTTGTTACTCAGAATCAGAATATTCATGAACGCATGGCCAAAAACATAAAAACATTTCTCATATGCTGCCCCTGTAAACAACCTGGTTACGTCCCCTCTGCTTGGCAATGTAAAGAGCCTTGTCAGCCGAAGAAATAAGGTTTTCCGAAGTTTTGTAATCAAGCCGATCAAGATCTGCCAGCCCGACGCTCAAAGTAACATGGATAATAGTATCGCCGTAGGTAAAATCATATCCGCCAATCCTGTTTCTGAGGCGTTCACAACCGATCACTGCCTTTTCAGGACTGGTATTGGGCAAAATTATGGCAAACTCCTCGCCGCCATACCTGCAAATAAGATCGCTTTCCCTTATGACATCCTTAAGAAGCCTTCCCATTTTTGAAAGAACCGCATCTCCGGCAGGATGGCCATATGTGTCATTGATCAACTTAAAAAAATCCAGATCGACGATACAAAGAACCAGAGCACTCCTGAATCTCATTGCGCGGGCTACTTCCCTGTCCAGGGCTTCACTGAAATATCTTCTGTTATAAAGACCTGTCAGTTCATCCCTTGTACTCATTTCAGCCATTTTGGCCTGGGCCTGGAGTGCGGTTTTTTTCAGTTCAGCCTTCTGAATTGTATTTGAAATAATTCTTAATAAAGTGATCGGGCTGATTTTTGATTTAGGGATATAATCGTAGGCTCCGAGCTTGATCATTCTTGTGGCGATTATTTCATCACCGCATCCTGTAATCACGACGCTTGGAACATCAATGGCCTCTTTTCTCATGGTTTCCAGAAAATCTATGCCGTTACCGTCAGGGAATCTGAAATCCATCATTATCAGATCATAGTGTTCGATTTTTAAAAGGCGTATCGCATCGGCAATTGTTGAAACTCTCCTGAAAATGATATTGGTGCTGTCAATGAGCATGCCTTTGATAATCTCAAAATCATTTTCGCTACTTTCCACGGATAAAATGGACAGATGACGTTCAATATTATGTATGCCACGGACATCTTCCGTGGTTTTTGTCTCAAAGATCTGGAAAACCTGCATTCTGTTGATTGTATTATCTATCGTGGCACCGGCATCCTTGATAATTCTCATGTGATCACTGAGAAGTTCAGGGTCTTCAAGATCTTTTTCAAGCATGGCTATGCCCCCCAAAAGGACATCGAGCGGCTGTCTTAGATCCTGGGCAGTGGCACCTGCCATCTGAAGAAGCATCTTTAGGCGCTCTTCTTCAATAAGCGACTGCTGCTGTTCAAGAATTTTTCTATTGGCAAGGTCAAGCTCGGTTACTATTCTTTCAAGGGTTCTGGCGGTCTGCTCAAGGGATCTTTTCTGTTTGTAGAGTTCTATGAACACAGAAACCTTATTCCTTAAAATGGCCGGATCCAGAGGCTTGAAAAGATAATCAACTGCTCCTGTTTCATAGCCCTTAAAGACCTGCCTTGCGTCCTTGCTTATTGCAGTTACAAAGATGATTGGAATACGCTTGGATTTTTCACTTGAACGCATAAGCTCTGCGATTTCGAATCCATCCATGTGAGGCATCTGGACATCAAGCAGAACAACTGCAAAATCATGCTCCAGAATCATGGCAAGGGCATCATTGCCTGATGTCGCCTTAAAAAAGCATATTGACGGATCATCAAGAATACTTTCCAGAACCATGAGATTCTCTGGTTTATCATCGACAAGCAGAATATTGACAGGAAGGTTGCTGCTCATATGGCTCCGATTTTAAAAGGCGTTGAGGGAATCAGACATTAATAGATCAGCTGACCGATTATTTGGGTTCACTTAATGACATTAACATTAAAAACAGTAAATTTGCAAATTCGATAGCTTTTTGTGGTTATGCTCAATTCTCAGTAACATTTGAAAGTTCATGGGCTTAGCATTTTTAAAACTCTAAAAATATCCGTTTTTTGCCTATTAACAAAACCATAAAGTTTTTGCGGAGCTTTTTACAAAAAGCGACCCGCCGGAGGCACTCGGCTTAACGTCGGATTACGGACAAAGGGCGTCCTAATCCGACCTACGCATCACACTTTTTTGATGACAAATTAACCATAAAAGGCACTTCTTAACTGAAAATCAGGCAAAGCCACATAGCTTTTTGATTTATTGAAGCCTGAAGAATTAATGAGAAGCTAATTTCCTTAATGGATTGATCTTGAACATTTCTTGAAAAGTCCACTTAGAAAAAAATTTGTAGCTTAGCCGGCAAATAAAACAGATGAGAAAAGGGGCTCTTTTCAAAAGCCCCTCCTTCTTTTTTTACTTCAATCTTATTCGCACAGAATTAGCATGAGCCTCCAGGCCTTCAATATCAGCCAGCCTCATAATATCATCAGCCTCTTTAATGAAAGCATCCTTGGAATAATTGATCAGACTTATTCTTTTTGTGAAATGCTCCACTGATAAGGCTGAGGCGAATCTCGCTGTCCCTGATGTAGGAAGAACGTGATTTGGCCCTGCTATGTAATCGCCCACTGGCTCAGGAGTATATCTGCCCATAAACACTGCGCCTGCGTTTCTAATTTTCCCGAGAAATTCAAAAGGCGTTTCAACCTGAAGCTCAAGATGCTCAGGAGCTATCCTGTTTGAAAGCTCAATTGCAGCATCCATATCCGGGACAATGAACGCGCCTGCAAAATTATTGACAGATTCAATTGCAATTTCTTTTCTGGGAAGATTCTCAAGCTGCTTCCTGACCTCTTCCACTGTTTCCTCTGCAACTTTCTTTGAAACAGTAACAAGGATACTTGACGCCATCGTATCATGCTCTGCCTGGGAAAGAAGATCAGCAGCAAGATGAGCCGGATCTGCCTTCTCGTCCGCAATCACAAGAATCTCGCTTGGGCCTGCAATCATATCTATGCCAACGGCTCCTGAAACAAGCTTCTTGGCAAGTGTCACATAAATATTTCCCGGGCCTACGATCACATCCACTTTTTTTATTGTTTCTGTCCCATAAGCAAGTGCGGCAACGGCCCAGGCGCTTCCTGTCTTATATACCACATCTGCGCCTGTCATTTTAGCAGCAACAAGAAGATATGGATTGATCCCGCCGTCTTTCATCGGAGGAGTTACCATGGCGATATGCTGAACGCCTGCTATCTTTGCAGGAACGACGCCCATTATTACGGAAGAGACAAGCGGAGTCATTCCGCCTTTTGCTCCAGGCACATAAACCCCGGCAGCATCAACAGGTTTTATCATCTGACCAACGATAACTCCGTCTCTTGGTGTGTCTATCCAGGAATTCTTTGTCTGGCGGGCATGAAATTCACGCACCTGATTTATTGATCTTTCTATGGCTTTTATGAACTCAGGGCCTGCTTTTTTCTCGGCTTCAGCAAACTCCGCCTCTGTAACAATGAGGCTATCAGCCTTTAGATCCGGAGAGTCGAAACGGTTGGTATAGTCAATAACAGCTGAGTCGCCTCTTTTTCTGACATCATGAATTATATCGAGAACTTTTTTTTCGTCTTCTTCTGTAAAATCAACGCTTCTCTTTTCTGTAAGATCTTTTATCCAGACTTCTGCGTCTTTTGAAGGATAACTGAATATTTTCATTTCAACTCCATGTTTACGGAATAGTATTTTTCTATTATTAGACTGTTTATGAATATATTTTAAATACTCTAACCAGACAATTCATATTTCAGATAAAAACAGTCTGTTTCAGGAGAAACAAATGGAATACAACAGAATATACAATTTCAATCCGGGTCCAGCTGTTCTGCCAGTTGAAGTTCTTGAAGAAGTCAGGGACAATTTCATGAATTTCAATAGTTCAGGAATGTCCATAACAGAAATCAGCCACAGATCCAAACTTTTCGAGGCTGTGCTTGATGATGCGATTTCAAGAACAAAGCGGCTTCTCAACCTTGGGCCAGAATATCATGTTATTTTTGTACAGGGCGGAGCAAGCATGCAGTTCTGCATGATCCCCATGAATCTTCTGGGTGAAGGCAGAAAGGCTGATTATATAAATACGGGTATATGGGCCACAAAAGCTATTCAGGAAGCAAAAAACCTCGGCAAAAATGTCAATGTTGCCGCGACATCAGAAGATCGCAATTTCTGCTACATCCCAAGACAATTTAATCTCTCAGATGACGCTGATTACGTTTACATTACTACAAATAACACCATAAAAGGCACTCAGTGGCATAATTTCCCAGATACAGGCAAGATCCCGCTCATTGCAGACATGTGTTCGGACATCTTAAGCCGTCCGCTTCCCATTGATAAATTCGGGCTCGTCTACGCAGGCGCCCAGAAGAATATAGGGCCTGCCGGAGTCACCATGGTCATAATCAGGGATGACATGCTGAAAAAGGTGGATGAAAAACTTCCTACCATGCTCAAATACACAACGTATGTAAAAAACAATTCAATGCACAATACTCCTCCGTGTTTTGGAATCTATATGGTTGCCCTTACGCTTAAATGGCTTGAAGAAAAAATAGGCGGTCTCGGACAGATGGAGACAATAAATAAGAAGAAAGCTTCCATCTTATATGATTTCATGGACTCAGGGTCTTTTTACAGAGGTACGGCAGACAAAGACAGCAGATCTCTCATGAATGTGACATTCCGTATGCCAACTGAAGAACTTGAAAAAGAGTTTGTAAAAACCGCCCTTGAAAATGGTTTTGGAGGACTCGCCGGACATAAGTCTGTTGGAGGCTGCAGGGCTTCAATTTATAATGCAATGCCTATAAAAGGCGTTGAAGAGCTGATAAAGTTCATGAAAGAATTCGAAGAAAAAAAAGGATAATTCCATAGTTCCGGTTATTGATCAGAAATATCGGGGGTTGTAGTACAAGCCCCCGCGATCATAAAGTCACGCCCAATAAAGGCAACAAATTCTTTTGGGTGCCCCTAAAAATAAGGCACTGTTCCAGTTAAGCATGGAATTATCTTTATTCCAATATTTTACCAATATTTCAAATAAAAAGCTGCCACCGGCGAAGCCTGTCCCTGTAAAAACCGGGAGCCGGAATCCAGAAATGTCTAAAAAGACAATGAGCCTGATCAAGCCAGGCATGAGGCCAGCTTTTTTTTGACCTTTTGCGAGTCCATCAAATTTTATCAAATAATATTTATTCCATTCATGAGTGCATTTTTTGTTCATTGTTTGATATAACTGTTCAGTAAAAATTCAAAACAAATCAAACATCCAATTTTCAGACTAATAAACCAACAAAAGGAGAATGCATGAAAAGGATTTTTTTAATAATAGTATTTTTAAGTATCCACTCGCCCTCTTTTGCCTCAGTGCTCGAAGGGACTTACACATCCCTTGCTGACAACGGCACATGGACAATGTATCTGAATGACTCAGGCAGCGAAGGCACTCTTTATATGCTCTCAGCCAGATATTTCTTCATCAGATATGGCACAGGCACATATAATTCTGTTACAGGAGAAATTTCAGTACCATCCATGTCTTCTCCGCTTGGCGACACATCCAGCATGACAGCAAACCTTACAGGATCTTCGGTTACAGGCGTCTGGCAGTCAAGCACTTTTGGACGAGGTACCTTGACAGGTGATAACAGAGCCCTTGATTTTTATTCTGGTTTCAAAGGTTACAGAAATCTTCAGGTGAATGATCCCCAGGGCGCTTTCATGACTCTCATTCAATTCTCGGACGAAGGCAAGGCTACCCTGTATGATAGATACGGGGCAACCATTGGCAACGGATTCATCAACAGCAACGGCACGATCGGTGTTGCCGTAAGCGGAACTGACGTTACGCTTGTGGGTACAATTGCAAACGGAGCTTTGACAGGAGGCTACTGGGCATATTATCAGACTGGATCAACCCAATGGCCCACTGTAACTGAAGTAACCTGCAATGTAATCCCCAATTATGTCCAGATGAACCAGAGCACATTCCCAAGAGTCGGCGAACGTGTGACCTTTAATACCAGCACTATTTCCGAATGCCCAAACACCTCATCCTATTATCAGTATTTCTATTGCCCGGACTACGGATCTGCAAGCTATGATCCCAATTTATGGGTTAGCATGAATTCATTTTCAACTGAAAGCAGTCTTACTTACGCCTTTGACTCAGCTGGATATTATGTCGTTGTTGTCTGGACGAGCGCAAAGCCGGTTCATCAGAATCCTGCCACCCAGGGAGGCTTTACAATTCTTGTAAAAAATTAGCCTGAGGCATTTTCCTGCTCAGGATGAATCCATAGTCTTTCATTGCCTATGGTATGACCTTTTCCCAAAGCAGAATAATGAAACCTGATTGATTTATTCCTGTTTTGATGGACTATCAAAAAAGGACACTGGAGCCATGCCTGGTTTGATCCGGCATCTTTATTGAGGCTTGGGGTTTTTCACCGGTTTAAATAAAGAGAACGTTTGTTTGCTTGGTTTTCGGCTGGTCGCTTTATAATAGAAATAGAATTACACAGCAAATTGCATTGCACTTTTTCAGACTTTTCGGCAATCACAGTGCCGGGAAAAATTATGCGGACGAATAAAAAGGGGCCGATCCTTTCGGATCGGCCCCTTTTTTATTTATGATCTAAAAGCTGTTAAGCTGATTAAACCATTTCGAAGATAGCGCAAGCGCCCATACCACCACCGATACACATAGAAACTATACCATATTTACCATTGGTACGTTTGAGATGTGCAAGGAGAGTAGCGGTAAGTTTTGCACCAGTACATCCCAGTGGATGGCCAAGAGCAATAGCACCACCGTTAGGATTTACTTTTTTCATTGCGTCGGTTCCCCATATTCCGAGTTCCTTGAGGCAATGAATAGCCTGGGAAGCAAAAGCTTCGTTAAGCTCAAAGCAATCGATCTGATCTATGGTAAGGCCAGCGATCTTGAGAGCCTTTGGAATTGCATATTTAGGACCAACGCCCATTTCTTCTGACTTGCAGCCAGCAACCGCATAAGCAACAATCTTTGCGATTGGCTTGAGGCCAAGACGATCACAAGCTTCTTTTGAAGCAACGATTGTAGCAGCAGCGCCGTCAGTTGTCTGTGAAGAGTTAGCAGCAGTAACACCGCCGCCGAACTTGAAAGGAGAGCTCAAACGAGCAATACCTTCCGGGGTTGTTCCACCGCGTACGCCATCATCTGCAGAAATAATTTTGCTGGTTTTCTTGAAGGTTCCGTCAGCCTGTGGCTCATAGTAGTAAGCTGGAGTAGGAACTATTTCAGTGAAAACGCCGGCAGCCTGAGCAGCAGCAGCCTTTGCGTGTGAATTGCACGCAAATTCATCCATTTCAGCGCGGGTAATGCCATATGATCCAGCAACATTTTCAGCGGTTACACCCATTGAAATGTATGCTTCTGGTTCAACTTTTGCAAATTCTGGGTGAGGGCGTGGAGTATTTCCACCCATTGGAACATAAGTCATGGACTCAACACCACCGCCCATTGCAACTTCTGACCATCCTGCCTGAACACGAAGTGACGCAAGAGCAATCGCTTCAATGCCAGAAGAGCAGAAACGGTTAACGGTAGCGCCTGAAACTTCATTTGGGAAGCCTGCCATACGTGCAGCGATACGGGCTACGTTAATGCCCTGCTCACCTTCTGGCATAGCACAACCGATCATGCAGTCATCAATTTCAATTGGATTGATGCCTGCTTTTTCAGCGCAAGACTTCATGATGAAGGACAGCAAATCTTCAGGACGAGTTTCACGGAATGCGCCCTTCTTGTTTTTGCAACCCGGAGTTCTTACGGATTCAACAATATATGCTTCTCTCATTTATATTCTCCTTAAAATCTTTACATGGTTGATAACAGGTTTACACTCGATTAGTTACGGAGCGGTTTGCCAGTTGTCAACATATGCTCGATACGTGCGAGGGTCTTGTCTTCTTTAAGGAAGTCAACGAAAGCATCTCTTTCGAGCTTGAGGATCAGTTCTTCTTCAACCTCTGTACCATACTTAACGTCGCCACCAGCAATAACGAATGCAATACGTTTTGCAAGGAATGCATCGTATTCGCTCATGAATCCGCCGTTGAGCATGTTGTAAAGCTGAGCAACGATCATACCCTGACCTTCACCACCAACTACACGGAGTTTTTCTTTTCTTGCAGGAGCATATCCGTCTTCAACCATACGGAGAACTTCTTTCTTGGCTTCGCCGATCAGAAGGTCACGGTTGAAAATGATGCGGTCTGTCTGAGCGCTGAGGTGACCGTTAGCAACCGCACCAGCAGCTGACATGGAAACTTTAGCCATAGCGATTGCCATGAAAGCGCTGATATAATATTTGGTAAGGTCAACTTCTTTTACGCTGCCTGCAGGAAGAGCATTGAGCATCTTCTTGTAGAGGTTAAGACAACCACCGCCAGCAGGAAGAAGACCAACGCCTATTTCAACGAGACCCATGTAAAGTTCAGAATGAGCTACCATCTTGTCCGCAGAACCAATACAAGTTTCACAGCCACCGCCGAG
Above is a genomic segment from Desulforegula conservatrix Mb1Pa containing:
- the serC gene encoding 3-phosphoserine/phosphohydroxythreonine transaminase, which encodes MEYNRIYNFNPGPAVLPVEVLEEVRDNFMNFNSSGMSITEISHRSKLFEAVLDDAISRTKRLLNLGPEYHVIFVQGGASMQFCMIPMNLLGEGRKADYINTGIWATKAIQEAKNLGKNVNVAATSEDRNFCYIPRQFNLSDDADYVYITTNNTIKGTQWHNFPDTGKIPLIADMCSDILSRPLPIDKFGLVYAGAQKNIGPAGVTMVIIRDDMLKKVDEKLPTMLKYTTYVKNNSMHNTPPCFGIYMVALTLKWLEEKIGGLGQMETINKKKASILYDFMDSGSFYRGTADKDSRSLMNVTFRMPTEELEKEFVKTALENGFGGLAGHKSVGGCRASIYNAMPIKGVEELIKFMKEFEEKKG
- a CDS encoding thiolase family protein gives rise to the protein MREAYIVESVRTPGCKNKKGAFRETRPEDLLSFIMKSCAEKAGINPIEIDDCMIGCAMPEGEQGINVARIAARMAGFPNEVSGATVNRFCSSGIEAIALASLRVQAGWSEVAMGGGVESMTYVPMGGNTPRPHPEFAKVEPEAYISMGVTAENVAGSYGITRAEMDEFACNSHAKAAAAQAAGVFTEIVPTPAYYYEPQADGTFKKTSKIISADDGVRGGTTPEGIARLSSPFKFGGGVTAANSSQTTDGAAATIVASKEACDRLGLKPIAKIVAYAVAGCKSEEMGVGPKYAIPKALKIAGLTIDQIDCFELNEAFASQAIHCLKELGIWGTDAMKKVNPNGGAIALGHPLGCTGAKLTATLLAHLKRTNGKYGIVSMCIGGGMGACAIFEMV
- the hisD gene encoding histidinol dehydrogenase, producing MKIFSYPSKDAEVWIKDLTEKRSVDFTEEDEKKVLDIIHDVRKRGDSAVIDYTNRFDSPDLKADSLIVTEAEFAEAEKKAGPEFIKAIERSINQVREFHARQTKNSWIDTPRDGVIVGQMIKPVDAAGVYVPGAKGGMTPLVSSVIMGVVPAKIAGVQHIAMVTPPMKDGGINPYLLVAAKMTGADVVYKTGSAWAVAALAYGTETIKKVDVIVGPGNIYVTLAKKLVSGAVGIDMIAGPSEILVIADEKADPAHLAADLLSQAEHDTMASSILVTVSKKVAEETVEEVRKQLENLPRKEIAIESVNNFAGAFIVPDMDAAIELSNRIAPEHLELQVETPFEFLGKIRNAGAVFMGRYTPEPVGDYIAGPNHVLPTSGTARFASALSVEHFTKRISLINYSKDAFIKEADDIMRLADIEGLEAHANSVRIRLK
- a CDS encoding diguanylate cyclase — its product is MSSNLPVNILLVDDKPENLMVLESILDDPSICFFKATSGNDALAMILEHDFAVVLLDVQMPHMDGFEIAELMRSSEKSKRIPIIFVTAISKDARQVFKGYETGAVDYLFKPLDPAILRNKVSVFIELYKQKRSLEQTARTLERIVTELDLANRKILEQQQSLIEEERLKMLLQMAGATAQDLRQPLDVLLGGIAMLEKDLEDPELLSDHMRIIKDAGATIDNTINRMQVFQIFETKTTEDVRGIHNIERHLSILSVESSENDFEIIKGMLIDSTNIIFRRVSTIADAIRLLKIEHYDLIMMDFRFPDGNGIDFLETMRKEAIDVPSVVITGCGDEIIATRMIKLGAYDYIPKSKISPITLLRIISNTIQKAELKKTALQAQAKMAEMSTRDELTGLYNRRYFSEALDREVARAMRFRSALVLCIVDLDFFKLINDTYGHPAGDAVLSKMGRLLKDVIRESDLICRYGGEEFAIILPNTSPEKAVIGCERLRNRIGGYDFTYGDTIIHVTLSVGLADLDRLDYKTSENLISSADKALYIAKQRGRNQVVYRGSI